CCAGGCTTCGCGCAGGGGCGGTGCACACTCCGCATCACGGTCCAGGTCAACCAGCACAATCCATGGCGATCGTCGCGCGGCGTTGTTGTAACCATTGATCCGTTGCTTCAAGAGATTCTTGCCATCCTTGCCGTACACAGGACCGGTCCTGGCGCCGGCATGGGCAACAAGCTTTCGCACGACTGCCTCGTCTACAATGCCCTCCACGGCTGCCGAAACCATTACTGGTCGTTGGATACTCATGCGTCCGCGAACAAGGCTAGTTGCTCAGGGTGCTCAGGCCGGGTCCGCGGGATCACGGCATCGGCAAGCGACAGCCCACCCTCCAGTAAGTCTCGGATCTCTTGGTGCGAATCAGCTGGCGTGACGTCCGTGCCCTCCGTACCCGGAGCGAGGAGCAACACTTCGTCGAGCCCAATTCCCTCATCACGCAGTAAATCTGGCGAGTGCGTGCTCAGGAAGATCTGTCTCCCAGTCCGGCGCTGGACCCGCGCCAGCATCTGGGGCAGGACGCGCACGAGCTCGGGATGAAGCGAAAGCTCCGGCTCTTCGAGGAGCATGGGTCCTTCTCCCATCGACGCCCAGAGGAGCCCCATCAGTCGGAGCGTCCCGTCTGAGAATTGCTCCTCAGTCTGCCAGGCACCCTGCGGACGCCAATGCTGATATTTCCCCCGCAAATGCGGCGTGCCGCGTGTATCACGCCACAGCGCGACCTCTTGAAGCTGTGGAACCGCGACGCGAAGCGCCTCTTGGATGCGTCGTAACCGCGCGTTCCGGGTCCTCTCCTGCGTTTTGGCTACCTGCTCCAAGAAGTCGCCGCCGAACGGATCATTTGGGCGACCGACGGAGCGATCCGGTTCTCGAACCAACTGCGGAACGATATGCAAATATTGGATAGAGTTAAAGAACGTTGCTAGGTCGCGGAACTCACGATTGACGTTCACTTGCTCGAGGTAGGTCTGTGACAAGCGTGCGGGATCCGCATGATCGTCTTCGTTCGGTCGAGCAAGGAGCTCTGTACCATCTCGCTGGACGCGCTCTCGGCGCAGTAGTGGGCGACGTTGGTTGTCCTGATTGAAGGCCAGCTCGTATTCCCAACGACGTGTCCCCTCGGTTTCTTCAAGGCCGACGTGAATCTCGACATCTGGGTACCGTCTGGCAGCGAGACAACGAATCGCGCTGACACCATTTCGTCGACTGATCGCTTCGTAAAAGCCTCCACCCGAGGACGCAAGATCTCTCAGAAAGCGAAAGGCATCGAGCAAGTTCGACTTCCCCGAGGCATTCGGTCCCACCAGAAACACCCGGTTCTGGATGGCCACATCAACGCTAGAAAAATTCTTCCAGTTCTGCAGACGCAAGCTGCGGAACGTCAGCCCTTGGGGCATGCCAGCTCCTCAAATCATTCGCTGCTCTAGGACGTCTTCGACTCCACGTTCAGGACTTCGGCGACGACCCTCACCTCTCTAATGGCACAAACATTGTGCCGAACGCGGTCCGGGCACGAGTCCATGCAAATAGGACATGGGAAGTGATGAAATAATTCCCTCACGTTCTTTCTTAGACGAGACGCAGGCGCGATGCGGTGGTTGGAAGGGCTTCTCATTCCACCCTCCAAGACTTCACCGCAGAATCGACGACAATGATCATAGCCGACCCCATCATCGGTACGAGTCTGAGGCCAAGCTGTTGTGGCAGTGCGGCAAAGATTGACTGAGTCGTCTTGGACGGCCGCGAGCTCGGTCCCTGAACGGCCGATGCTCGGATCTCGACGGCTTCCAACTCTAGATCGAAGTGGCCGTCGAGCCCCGTCTGATCAACCACCATTCGGTCCACCAACTCGGATAAGAGACTCGCCACGACGGGCATGGTCACGCCGCCCGCCCCAAGACGGCACGGGTAGCGTGTCTGCACATAGCAGTGGTGACCCTTGCCGAGCCACTGGCCTTCAATCTCTGCCTTCATTGATGCGACGCAATCGGTGTCAGACTTTCTCAGCCCCGGGCCGAGCTTGCCATCGCTCGTCGCCATCCTGAGCGCGTAGATCGGGACCTCCTTGGTCTCCTTGTGCACTCGGAGCTTGAACCGGTCTGCCAGAAGCATTCTCAACATCCGCCAGGTCTGGCGAGGGAAGCCATCAGGGTCGAGGACGTGCTCGCTCGGCGCCTTGGCCACGACATCGAACCGGTCGGCGTCGATCCAGACCGGACCGCCCGCGATCTCCACACGGTCGAAGCCGTGTCGCTGATACGCCGTCTCGATCAGCGTTCGCAGCGTGACGTTGGTTGCCGTGAAGCGGCCGCCAGCTTGAAGGCGAGTAGCTCCCTTCCCTGTGTCGCCGGATTTGCTCGGCTCAACGGAGGCCACGGCGAATTCTGGCGCGCGACCCGCGGTGGGTCCAAGCGCCTGGGCTACCGGCCGCTGGCTCCAGAGACAGACGACGACCGACATCGTGACCGCAACGACCACGACTCTGGTGACGAGGACCCCGTGCGGGACACGTGGCGCACGTACAGTGCGTTTGGTCATGCTGCCTCGATTCGCCTGACCTAACCGCCTCCGCCAGTGATCTTCTCCTGTCTGAGCGCGCTCGCCCCGAGCACGCCACCCAGTCCCAT
The genomic region above belongs to Luteitalea sp. and contains:
- a CDS encoding AAA family ATPase; translation: MPQGLTFRSLRLQNWKNFSSVDVAIQNRVFLVGPNASGKSNLLDAFRFLRDLASSGGGFYEAISRRNGVSAIRCLAARRYPDVEIHVGLEETEGTRRWEYELAFNQDNQRRPLLRRERVQRDGTELLARPNEDDHADPARLSQTYLEQVNVNREFRDLATFFNSIQYLHIVPQLVREPDRSVGRPNDPFGGDFLEQVAKTQERTRNARLRRIQEALRVAVPQLQEVALWRDTRGTPHLRGKYQHWRPQGAWQTEEQFSDGTLRLMGLLWASMGEGPMLLEEPELSLHPELVRVLPQMLARVQRRTGRQIFLSTHSPDLLRDEGIGLDEVLLLAPGTEGTDVTPADSHQEIRDLLEGGLSLADAVIPRTRPEHPEQLALFADA
- a CDS encoding TIGR03435 family protein: MTKRTVRAPRVPHGVLVTRVVVVAVTMSVVVCLWSQRPVAQALGPTAGRAPEFAVASVEPSKSGDTGKGATRLQAGGRFTATNVTLRTLIETAYQRHGFDRVEIAGGPVWIDADRFDVVAKAPSEHVLDPDGFPRQTWRMLRMLLADRFKLRVHKETKEVPIYALRMATSDGKLGPGLRKSDTDCVASMKAEIEGQWLGKGHHCYVQTRYPCRLGAGGVTMPVVASLLSELVDRMVVDQTGLDGHFDLELEAVEIRASAVQGPSSRPSKTTQSIFAALPQQLGLRLVPMMGSAMIIVVDSAVKSWRVE